One Curtobacterium sp. MCLR17_032 genomic window carries:
- the ftsY gene encoding signal recognition particle-docking protein FtsY: MASSWSLSSRLRGLFQRKTIDETTWEDLETALIGADFGPDISEEIIEDLRARVDRYGTTDPADLNRMLREVLEERLSKLDTTLKLSARPAVVLVVGVNGVGKTTTIGKFAKFLRTYDRTVLVGAADTFRAAAVEQVATWAQRAGVDVVRPSQPGQDPASVAYQTVEQAIRTGIEIVVIDTAGRLHTKAGLMDELGKIKRVVEKQTEIAEVLLVLDATTGQNGLAQAQAFIEGAGVTGLVITKLDGSAKAGFVLSVQEKTGIPIKLIGQGEGINDLTGFTPHVFVQNLVG; encoded by the coding sequence ATGGCGAGTAGTTGGTCACTGTCCTCCCGGCTCCGGGGTCTCTTCCAGCGGAAGACCATCGACGAGACGACGTGGGAGGACCTCGAGACCGCACTCATCGGCGCCGATTTCGGTCCCGACATCTCGGAGGAGATCATCGAGGACCTCCGCGCCCGGGTCGACCGCTACGGCACGACCGACCCGGCCGACCTCAACCGGATGCTCCGCGAGGTACTCGAAGAGCGGCTGTCGAAGCTCGACACGACGCTGAAGCTCAGCGCCCGGCCGGCCGTCGTGCTCGTCGTCGGCGTGAACGGCGTCGGCAAGACCACCACCATCGGCAAGTTCGCCAAGTTCCTCCGCACCTACGACCGCACGGTCCTGGTCGGCGCGGCCGACACCTTCCGTGCCGCCGCCGTCGAGCAGGTCGCGACCTGGGCCCAGCGTGCCGGCGTCGACGTCGTCCGCCCGTCGCAGCCCGGGCAGGACCCGGCCTCGGTCGCCTACCAGACCGTCGAGCAGGCGATCCGGACGGGGATCGAGATCGTCGTCATCGACACCGCCGGCCGGCTGCACACCAAGGCCGGACTGATGGACGAGCTCGGCAAGATCAAGCGCGTCGTCGAGAAGCAGACCGAGATCGCCGAGGTCCTGCTGGTCCTCGACGCGACGACCGGGCAGAACGGCCTGGCACAGGCGCAGGCGTTCATCGAAGGCGCCGGTGTCACGGGCCTGGTCATCACGAAGCTCGACGGGTCGGCCAAGGCCGGGTTCGTGCTCAGCGTGCAGGAGAAGACCGGCATCCCGATCAAGCTCATCGGGCAGGGCGAGGGCATCAACGACCTCACCGGCTTCACCCCGCACGTCTTCGTGCAGAACCTCGTCGGCTGA
- the ffh gene encoding signal recognition particle protein, giving the protein MAQFGSLSDRLTETFRNLRSKGRLTPSDVDGTVREIRRALLDADVALEVVKSFTASVRERALSDEVNKALNPAQQVVQIVNEELVGILGGQQRRLEFAKRPPTVIMLAGLQGAGKTTLAGKLGKWLKKDGHTPMLVAADLQRPNAVQQLQVVGEQAGVHVFAPEPGNGVGDPVKVAKNAIKAAVDQQYDTVIVDTAGRLGVDAELMKQAANIRKAVDPDEVLFVIDAMIGQDAVTTARAFQEGVDFTGVVLSKLDGDARGGAALSVASITGRPIMFASTGEGLDDFEPFHPDRMASRILDLGDILSLIEQAQGAFDEDEARKVAEKIATDNFTLNDFLQQMQQLRKAGSIKGMLGMLPGAKGMREALDNFDEREIVRTEAIIQSMTPQERELPKLLNGSRRLRIARGAGSTVTEVNALVNRFEQAAKMMKTVARGGVPQMPGMGPIPGMHGGKKQQPQGKKKKVGNPAKRAALASGAAPAPQQAPKGAGLGLGMGSGKNGGAPSEEELASLQKFLGR; this is encoded by the coding sequence ATGGCGCAATTCGGTTCACTCTCCGATCGGCTCACCGAGACCTTCCGCAACCTGCGGAGCAAGGGACGGCTGACCCCGTCCGACGTGGACGGCACCGTCCGCGAGATCCGGCGGGCACTGCTCGACGCGGACGTCGCACTCGAGGTCGTGAAGTCCTTCACCGCCTCGGTGCGTGAACGGGCACTCTCGGACGAGGTCAACAAGGCGCTGAACCCGGCGCAGCAGGTCGTCCAGATCGTCAACGAAGAACTCGTCGGCATCCTCGGCGGGCAGCAGCGACGCCTCGAGTTCGCGAAGCGGCCGCCGACGGTCATCATGCTCGCGGGCCTGCAGGGCGCCGGCAAGACGACGCTGGCGGGCAAGCTCGGCAAGTGGCTCAAGAAGGACGGCCACACCCCGATGCTCGTCGCGGCGGACCTCCAGCGTCCGAACGCAGTCCAGCAGCTGCAGGTCGTCGGCGAGCAGGCCGGCGTGCACGTCTTCGCCCCGGAGCCCGGCAACGGCGTCGGTGACCCGGTCAAGGTCGCGAAGAACGCCATCAAGGCCGCGGTCGACCAGCAGTACGACACCGTGATCGTGGACACCGCCGGCCGCCTGGGTGTGGACGCCGAGCTGATGAAGCAGGCCGCGAACATCCGCAAGGCAGTCGACCCGGACGAGGTCCTGTTCGTCATCGACGCGATGATCGGTCAGGACGCCGTCACGACCGCTCGTGCCTTCCAGGAGGGCGTCGACTTCACCGGCGTCGTCCTGTCCAAGCTCGACGGTGACGCCCGCGGTGGCGCGGCCCTGTCGGTCGCCTCGATCACCGGACGCCCGATCATGTTCGCCTCGACCGGTGAAGGGCTCGACGACTTCGAGCCGTTCCACCCGGACCGCATGGCGAGCCGCATCCTCGACCTCGGCGACATCCTGTCGCTCATCGAGCAGGCACAGGGCGCCTTCGACGAGGACGAGGCCCGCAAGGTCGCCGAGAAGATCGCGACCGACAACTTCACCCTGAACGACTTCCTGCAGCAGATGCAGCAGCTCCGGAAGGCCGGGTCCATCAAGGGCATGCTCGGCATGCTCCCCGGCGCGAAGGGCATGCGGGAAGCGCTCGACAACTTCGACGAGCGCGAGATCGTCCGCACCGAGGCGATCATCCAGTCGATGACGCCGCAGGAGCGCGAACTGCCCAAGCTCCTCAACGGCTCGCGCCGCCTGCGCATCGCCCGCGGTGCCGGCTCGACGGTGACCGAGGTGAACGCCCTGGTCAACCGGTTCGAGCAGGCCGCGAAGATGATGAAGACCGTCGCCCGCGGCGGTGTCCCGCAGATGCCGGGCATGGGGCCGATCCCGGGCATGCACGGCGGCAAGAAGCAGCAGCCGCAGGGCAAGAAGAAGAAGGTCGGCAACCCGGCGAAGCGCGCGGCGCTCGCCTCCGGTGCCGCTCCGGCTCCGCAGCAGGCGCCGAAGGGTGCGGGCCTCGGGCTCGGCATGGGGTCCGGGAAGAACGGCGGCGCGCCGTCCGAGGAAGAACTCGCGTCGTTGCAGAAGTTCCTCGGTCGCTGA
- a CDS encoding PadR family transcriptional regulator — protein sequence MSTAEMREPTLLVLTSLAGGRKHGYGLIGDAAELSDGRVRLKVGTLYAVLDRLLDQGLVASAGEEVVDGRLRRYFELTDAGADALDTEVRRIEANAAAARARLTAWRPSPAVRSIHIRPGGAS from the coding sequence ATGAGCACCGCTGAGATGCGCGAACCGACCCTGCTCGTGCTGACCTCCCTGGCCGGGGGACGCAAGCACGGGTACGGCCTCATCGGCGACGCCGCCGAACTGTCCGACGGGCGGGTCCGACTCAAGGTCGGCACGCTCTACGCCGTCCTCGACCGACTCCTCGACCAGGGGCTCGTCGCCAGCGCGGGGGAAGAGGTGGTCGACGGACGACTCCGTCGTTACTTCGAACTCACCGACGCCGGAGCCGACGCCCTCGACACCGAGGTCCGCCGCATCGAGGCCAACGCCGCTGCTGCACGGGCACGGCTCACGGCATGGCGGCCGAGTCCAGCAGTGCGCAGCATCCACATCCGACCGGGGGGAGCGTCGTGA
- a CDS encoding FAD-dependent oxidoreductase encodes MTAVVPPVADVPAELRTVASPWTLGPLRLSNRVVMGSMHTGLEVLDDSGVAMAEFYRERAAGGVACIITGGIAVSDEARGGPDFAVFGVGGADERFRRAVAAVHDEGGTVLAQLFHAGRYALVGGLTDRDGRPQRAVAPSALPWAATRGVLPEELTADEVRRTIEDFATAARTAAAIGFDGVEIMASEGYLVNQFQSPLTNLRDDEWGGSPERRRRFAVEVVRVVRAAVPELAVTIRLSGADLMPGSSTDADVDALVRELLPLGLDAISVGIGWHESRTPTIQASVPHGAWIEQASRIADVVRASDHPDVRVIASNRMTDLRDGEAVLADGRIDAVALARPFLADAELIERSLAGRFDLVNTCIGCNQACLDRSVVGAPVSCLVNPRAAREVRFPLRPTAAPKRVDVVGGGPAGLAAAVDAARRGHDVRLWEASDVLGGQFGLAAEIPGKEDYAGPVQAARAELAERGATVHLGRAATLADLRDSDAVVLASGVTPRVVDVPGVDLPHVLTYEQALRDGVPDGTVAVIGGGGIGVDTAAFLTESPDEAVRAAEFGARWQVPVSDELVGDLPQRQPTAQRTVRPGHQVTVLRRSGKFGQGIGLTSRWVALGRLRDAGVRMVGDVQEYLRIEPGRLWIRDESGDEVAVPADVVVVCAGQEARDELTTGLQSADVPYAVVGGARDARSVDAVRATSEALEAVRRLAP; translated from the coding sequence GTGACCGCTGTCGTTCCGCCCGTTGCCGACGTGCCCGCCGAGCTCCGTACCGTGGCCTCGCCCTGGACGCTCGGCCCCCTGCGCCTGTCGAACCGGGTGGTGATGGGGTCGATGCACACCGGGCTCGAGGTCCTGGACGACAGCGGTGTCGCGATGGCCGAGTTCTACCGGGAGCGCGCTGCCGGCGGTGTCGCGTGCATCATCACCGGCGGCATCGCGGTGAGCGACGAGGCCCGCGGCGGCCCGGACTTCGCGGTGTTCGGTGTCGGGGGTGCCGACGAACGGTTCCGCCGCGCGGTCGCCGCGGTGCACGACGAGGGCGGTACGGTCCTGGCGCAGCTGTTCCACGCGGGCCGGTACGCACTCGTCGGGGGACTGACCGACCGCGACGGCCGACCGCAGCGGGCAGTGGCCCCCTCGGCGCTGCCCTGGGCGGCCACGCGCGGGGTGCTGCCCGAGGAACTCACCGCCGACGAGGTCCGCCGGACGATCGAGGACTTCGCCACGGCTGCCCGCACGGCCGCGGCGATCGGCTTCGACGGTGTGGAGATCATGGCGTCCGAGGGGTACCTCGTGAACCAGTTCCAGTCGCCGCTGACGAACCTGCGCGACGACGAGTGGGGCGGGAGCCCCGAGCGCCGCCGTCGCTTCGCGGTCGAGGTCGTCCGCGTCGTCCGCGCCGCCGTCCCCGAGCTGGCCGTCACGATCCGGCTCTCCGGCGCCGACCTGATGCCCGGGTCCTCCACGGACGCGGACGTCGACGCCCTGGTGCGCGAACTGCTGCCGCTCGGCCTCGACGCGATCTCGGTCGGCATCGGCTGGCACGAGTCCCGGACCCCGACGATCCAGGCGTCCGTGCCACACGGCGCGTGGATCGAGCAGGCGAGCCGGATCGCCGACGTGGTCCGGGCCTCCGACCACCCGGACGTGCGCGTGATCGCGTCGAACCGGATGACGGACCTGCGCGACGGCGAAGCGGTCCTCGCCGACGGCCGGATCGACGCGGTTGCGCTGGCACGACCGTTCCTGGCGGACGCGGAGCTCATCGAGCGCTCCCTGGCCGGCCGCTTCGACCTGGTGAACACGTGCATCGGCTGCAACCAGGCCTGCCTCGACCGGTCCGTGGTCGGTGCGCCGGTGTCGTGCCTCGTCAACCCGCGCGCCGCCCGCGAGGTGCGGTTCCCGCTCCGTCCGACGGCGGCCCCGAAACGCGTGGACGTCGTCGGCGGGGGACCGGCCGGTCTCGCCGCAGCGGTCGACGCCGCCCGACGTGGGCACGACGTCCGGCTCTGGGAGGCCTCGGACGTGCTCGGCGGGCAGTTCGGCCTCGCCGCCGAGATCCCCGGGAAGGAGGACTACGCCGGCCCCGTGCAGGCAGCCCGCGCGGAACTCGCGGAGCGCGGTGCGACCGTCCACCTGGGGCGTGCCGCCACCCTCGCCGACCTCCGTGACAGCGACGCCGTGGTGCTCGCGTCCGGGGTGACCCCGCGCGTGGTCGACGTCCCCGGGGTGGACCTGCCGCACGTGCTCACGTACGAGCAGGCCCTCCGCGACGGTGTGCCCGACGGCACGGTGGCGGTCATCGGCGGCGGCGGGATCGGCGTCGACACCGCCGCGTTCCTCACCGAGTCGCCGGACGAGGCCGTACGTGCCGCCGAGTTCGGCGCGCGGTGGCAGGTGCCGGTGTCCGACGAGCTCGTCGGGGACCTGCCGCAGCGCCAGCCGACCGCGCAGCGCACGGTCCGGCCCGGGCACCAGGTCACGGTCCTCCGCCGGTCGGGCAAGTTCGGGCAGGGGATCGGCCTCACCTCGCGGTGGGTCGCGCTCGGCCGGCTCCGGGACGCCGGGGTCCGGATGGTCGGCGATGTGCAGGAGTACCTGCGGATCGAGCCGGGTCGCCTCTGGATCCGCGACGAGTCCGGGGACGAGGTCGCCGTGCCGGCCGACGTCGTCGTGGTCTGTGCCGGACAGGAGGCGCGGGACGAGTTGACCACGGGCCTCCAGTCCGCAGACGTGCCGTACGCGGTCGTCGGCGGCGCCCGGGACGCCCGCAGTGTCGACGCCGTCCGGGCGACGAGCGAGGCCCTGGAGGCCGTCCGACGCCTGGCACCGTAG
- a CDS encoding TerC family protein, with amino-acid sequence MDVPLYVWLITIAGILALLVFDFFSHVRTPHVPHIRESAFWSVVYIALAILFGVGVWVFGGGQAGGEYFAGWLTEKALSVDNLFVFLIIMTTFAVPKEFQQKVLLVGVAIALVARGVFIALGVTIIENFSWVFYLFGILLFWLAWSQAKGGDEHGAEDGDSKLIRLLRRVIPTSDHFDGDRMTTRVNGKRLFTPMLLVMVSIGLTDVLFALDSIPAIFGLTQDAFIVFTANAFSLLGLRQLYFLIAGLLERLIYLGQGLAVILAFIGVKLVFHALHVNEVPFINGGQHVEWAPEIPIWFSLGFILLTITVATVASLVVSKRRQQRGLTPAGEKPSEVQADAK; translated from the coding sequence GTGGACGTTCCCCTGTACGTGTGGCTCATCACGATCGCAGGCATCCTCGCCTTGCTCGTGTTCGACTTCTTCTCGCACGTGCGCACCCCGCACGTGCCGCACATCCGCGAATCGGCCTTCTGGTCGGTCGTCTACATCGCCCTCGCGATCCTGTTCGGTGTCGGCGTCTGGGTGTTCGGCGGCGGACAGGCCGGCGGTGAGTACTTCGCCGGGTGGTTGACCGAGAAGGCGTTGTCCGTCGACAACCTCTTCGTCTTCCTCATCATCATGACGACCTTCGCGGTGCCGAAGGAGTTCCAGCAGAAGGTCCTGCTGGTCGGCGTCGCGATCGCCCTCGTCGCCCGCGGTGTCTTCATCGCCCTCGGTGTCACGATCATCGAGAACTTCTCGTGGGTGTTCTACCTGTTCGGCATCCTGCTGTTCTGGCTCGCCTGGTCGCAGGCCAAGGGCGGCGACGAGCACGGTGCCGAGGACGGCGACTCGAAGCTCATCCGTCTGCTCCGCCGCGTCATCCCGACCTCGGACCACTTCGACGGTGACCGCATGACCACCCGGGTCAACGGCAAGCGCCTCTTCACCCCGATGCTCCTCGTCATGGTCTCGATCGGTCTGACCGACGTCCTCTTCGCGCTCGACTCGATCCCCGCGATCTTCGGTCTCACCCAGGACGCGTTCATCGTGTTCACCGCGAACGCGTTCTCGCTGCTGGGTCTCCGTCAGCTGTACTTCCTGATCGCCGGGCTGCTCGAACGGCTCATCTACCTGGGCCAGGGTCTGGCCGTCATCCTCGCCTTCATCGGCGTGAAGCTCGTCTTCCACGCGCTGCACGTCAACGAGGTGCCGTTCATCAACGGCGGGCAGCACGTCGAGTGGGCCCCGGAGATCCCGATCTGGTTCTCGCTCGGGTTCATCCTGCTGACGATCACCGTCGCGACGGTGGCCAGCCTCGTGGTGTCGAAGCGTCGCCAGCAGCGCGGCCTCACCCCGGCGGGCGAGAAGCCGTCGGAGGTCCAGGCGGACGCGAAGTAG
- a CDS encoding AAA family ATPase → MYLKSLTIKGFKSFAQPTTFAFEPGVTCIVGPNGSGKSNVVDALAWVMGEQGAKTLRGGKMEDVIFAGTATRGPLGRAQVTLTIDNADGLLPIEYAEVTIARTLFRNGGSEYAINGENCRLLDVQELLSDTGLGREMHVIVGQGQLDKVLHATPEDRRGFIEEAAGILKHRRRKEKTLRKLEAMQTNLTRLSDLAGEIRRQLKPLGRQAEVARKAQSVAAVARDAKARLLADDVVRLRRELRDHLAVETGRKSERGVLQERLDQIRQRQQQVEASMVGDDVDRARTVVHRLESVQERLRSLSMLANQRLMFLAQQAEAPQQGPTITPERVAGVRAEADRLDERAREMQAGTTTVGDQVRAARAALDALDEQIAAQAALVAQHDLDGQRLASAVEVARSKRSAATNDRERRERSLTEAVARAEQAAAALEDVGRDPALDTDEDALTAALTTAREQLDHAQTDRDAHRDRLHTLERERDALDARIAALALSIDVRDGSQAVIDAGRAGIVGRLADRLTVTPGFEAAVATALDGLADAVLADDRAVALGAVEHARSADLGRIDVVVADVAGSGSRLPAVLPASVHRALDLVQGPPALTALLADTLVADDDVDLEAVLAAAPDATVVTRSGDLVRAARVTGGGARTTSRIELVADRDAAETRRQTVVTEAEEAATGLQAARTAVETARRAVDEADRAAREHARASAEYDRASASARARAENTAAEVDRLRAALAETDGTTAATDAALAEAETALRQFTDRPKPVVDASARPAAQDAVDAVRAAEIEHRLQVETARERARAERRRADQLERQLEAERAAAEEAARLAVIRRAHIASAEGVLADLPVVLAAVDRSLAEARVQLASEESERSRRNTELQTIRNEERELRDRLQTLTDGVHSLEMEIYEKRLHVTGVLDRAQSELGLGESVLVAEYGPDVPVPVDVLIDPRVLARRHREAARAAAAVTGDDTTEDTTAVTTPETDVDADADTDTELVDAESTLPGGPALPEFEAPDIDPATVPTTPYVREEQERRLAAAERDLGRLGKVNPLALEEFQALEQRHAFLSEQLEDLQQTRTDVLTIIEELDGKMQTIFASAFEDTRAAFDIVFPILFPGGSGSISLTNPDDMLTTGIDVQVKPAGKKIDRLTLLSGGERSLAAVALLVAIFTARPSPFYIMDEVEAALDDANLGRLLTVFGRLREASQLIVITHQKRTMEIADALYGVSMRQDGVSAVVGQRVQRPEPPAEPAVA, encoded by the coding sequence ATGTACCTGAAGAGCCTGACCATCAAGGGGTTCAAGTCCTTCGCGCAGCCGACGACGTTCGCGTTCGAACCCGGCGTCACGTGCATCGTCGGACCGAACGGCTCCGGCAAGTCGAACGTGGTCGACGCCCTCGCCTGGGTGATGGGGGAGCAGGGCGCGAAGACCCTGCGCGGCGGCAAGATGGAGGACGTCATCTTCGCCGGCACCGCCACCCGCGGGCCGCTCGGTCGGGCACAGGTCACGCTGACGATCGACAACGCGGACGGGCTTCTGCCGATCGAGTACGCCGAGGTGACGATCGCCCGCACGCTGTTCCGCAACGGCGGCAGCGAGTACGCCATCAACGGCGAGAACTGCCGGCTGCTCGACGTGCAGGAGCTGCTGAGCGACACCGGCCTCGGTCGTGAGATGCACGTCATCGTCGGGCAGGGCCAGCTCGACAAGGTGCTGCACGCCACCCCGGAGGACCGCCGCGGCTTCATCGAGGAGGCCGCCGGCATCCTCAAGCACCGTCGCCGCAAGGAGAAGACGCTCCGCAAGCTCGAGGCGATGCAGACGAACCTCACCCGGCTGTCCGACCTGGCGGGGGAGATCCGGCGGCAGCTGAAGCCGCTCGGTCGGCAGGCGGAGGTGGCCCGGAAGGCGCAGTCCGTCGCCGCGGTCGCCCGGGACGCGAAGGCGCGGCTCCTGGCGGACGACGTGGTGCGCCTCCGCCGTGAGCTCCGGGACCACCTGGCCGTCGAGACCGGTCGGAAGTCCGAGCGTGGTGTGCTGCAGGAGCGGCTCGACCAGATCCGGCAGCGCCAGCAGCAGGTCGAGGCGAGCATGGTCGGCGACGACGTGGACCGCGCCCGGACCGTGGTGCACCGCCTCGAGAGCGTGCAGGAGCGCCTCCGCAGCCTGTCGATGCTCGCCAACCAGCGCCTGATGTTCCTGGCGCAGCAGGCCGAGGCGCCGCAGCAGGGTCCGACGATCACCCCGGAGCGGGTCGCCGGTGTCCGTGCCGAGGCCGACCGGCTGGACGAGCGCGCCCGCGAGATGCAGGCCGGCACGACGACCGTCGGCGACCAGGTCCGGGCCGCGCGTGCCGCACTCGACGCCCTCGACGAGCAGATCGCCGCGCAGGCCGCCCTGGTCGCGCAGCACGACCTCGACGGGCAGCGCCTGGCGAGTGCGGTCGAGGTCGCCCGGTCGAAGCGCTCCGCGGCCACGAACGACCGGGAACGTCGGGAGCGGTCGCTGACCGAGGCCGTCGCCCGTGCCGAGCAGGCGGCCGCCGCGCTCGAGGACGTCGGCCGCGACCCGGCTCTCGACACCGACGAGGACGCCCTCACGGCGGCACTCACCACCGCGCGGGAGCAGCTCGACCACGCCCAGACCGACCGGGACGCCCACCGCGACCGGCTGCACACGCTCGAGCGTGAGCGGGACGCGCTGGACGCCCGGATCGCCGCCCTGGCGCTGTCGATCGACGTGCGCGACGGCTCCCAGGCCGTCATCGACGCCGGTCGTGCGGGCATCGTCGGCCGCCTGGCCGACCGCCTCACGGTGACGCCCGGGTTCGAGGCGGCCGTCGCCACGGCGCTCGACGGCCTGGCCGACGCCGTCCTCGCCGACGACCGCGCGGTCGCACTCGGCGCCGTCGAGCACGCCCGGTCCGCCGACCTCGGCCGCATCGACGTGGTCGTCGCCGACGTCGCCGGCTCCGGTTCCCGACTGCCGGCCGTGCTGCCGGCGTCGGTCCACCGGGCGCTCGACCTGGTGCAGGGCCCGCCCGCCCTCACCGCCCTGCTGGCCGACACGCTGGTCGCGGACGACGACGTCGACCTGGAGGCCGTGCTCGCCGCCGCCCCGGACGCCACGGTGGTCACGCGGTCCGGCGACCTGGTCCGCGCCGCCCGGGTGACCGGCGGCGGGGCACGGACCACGTCCCGCATCGAGCTCGTCGCCGACCGGGATGCCGCCGAGACGCGACGACAGACCGTGGTGACCGAGGCGGAGGAGGCGGCCACGGGCCTCCAGGCCGCACGGACCGCGGTCGAGACGGCACGACGGGCGGTGGACGAGGCCGACCGTGCCGCGCGTGAGCACGCCCGCGCGAGCGCCGAGTACGACCGGGCCAGCGCGTCCGCCCGGGCCCGCGCCGAGAACACCGCGGCCGAGGTCGACCGTCTGCGTGCTGCCCTGGCCGAGACCGACGGCACGACGGCCGCGACCGACGCGGCGCTGGCCGAGGCGGAGACCGCGCTCCGGCAGTTCACCGACCGGCCGAAGCCCGTCGTCGACGCGTCGGCCCGACCGGCGGCGCAGGACGCGGTCGACGCCGTCCGGGCCGCCGAGATCGAGCACCGGCTGCAGGTCGAGACCGCCCGGGAACGCGCGCGTGCCGAGCGCCGACGCGCCGACCAGCTGGAACGGCAGCTCGAGGCCGAGCGTGCCGCGGCCGAGGAAGCAGCCCGGCTCGCGGTCATCCGCCGGGCCCACATCGCCTCGGCCGAAGGGGTGCTCGCGGACCTGCCGGTGGTGCTGGCCGCGGTCGACCGGTCCCTCGCCGAGGCACGGGTGCAGCTCGCGTCGGAGGAGTCCGAGCGGTCCCGCCGCAACACCGAGCTGCAGACGATCCGGAACGAGGAGCGCGAGCTGCGCGACCGGTTGCAGACCCTCACCGACGGTGTGCACTCGCTCGAGATGGAGATCTACGAGAAGCGGCTGCACGTCACCGGGGTCCTGGACCGGGCGCAGAGCGAGCTCGGGCTGGGGGAGTCCGTCCTGGTCGCCGAGTACGGGCCGGACGTCCCGGTGCCGGTCGACGTGCTGATCGACCCGAGGGTGCTGGCACGACGGCACCGGGAAGCGGCACGGGCGGCGGCAGCGGTCACCGGCGACGACACGACCGAGGACACGACAGCGGTCACGACCCCGGAGACGGACGTCGACGCCGATGCCGACACGGACACCGAGCTCGTGGACGCCGAGTCGACCCTGCCCGGCGGACCGGCGCTGCCCGAGTTCGAGGCGCCCGACATCGACCCCGCCACCGTCCCGACCACCCCCTACGTCCGCGAGGAGCAGGAGCGCCGACTGGCCGCTGCCGAGCGGGACCTCGGCCGCCTCGGCAAGGTGAACCCGCTGGCGCTCGAGGAGTTCCAGGCGCTCGAGCAGCGGCACGCGTTCCTGTCCGAACAGCTCGAGGACCTGCAGCAGACCCGCACCGATGTGCTGACGATCATCGAGGAACTCGACGGCAAGATGCAGACGATCTTCGCGTCGGCGTTCGAGGACACGCGGGCGGCGTTCGACATCGTGTTCCCGATCCTGTTCCCGGGCGGTTCGGGTTCGATCTCGCTGACGAATCCCGACGACATGCTCACCACGGGCATCGACGTGCAGGTGAAGCCCGCCGGCAAGAAGATCGACCGGCTCACGCTGCTGTCCGGCGGCGAGCGGTCCCTGGCGGCGGTGGCGCTCCTGGTCGCGATCTTCACCGCGCGGCCGAGCCCGTTCTACATCATGGACGAGGTCGAAGCGGCCCTCGACGACGCCAACCTCGGCCGTCTGCTCACCGTGTTCGGCCGCCTGCGCGAGGCGTCGCAGCTCATCGTCATCACGCACCAGAAACGGACGATGGAGATCGCGGACGCGCTGTACGGGGTGTCGATGCGGCAGGACGGCGTCTCGGCCGTCGTCGGCCAGCGGGTGCAGCGGCCCGAGCCCCCGGCCGAGCCGGCGGTCGCGTAG
- a CDS encoding glutamate--cysteine ligase gives MDIRFSESAPSTIGVEWELPLVDRATGDLTPRAPAVLAAVRERLDDPDRVTEELLTNTVEVVTGVHDTVGGATRELSGIIGEVIDAAEPLDAQVMCSGTHPFAQWDQQEITPDSEHYTTLIDRTRWWGRQMLIWGVHVHVGIDDRDKAVPIMNAMLGYVPHLQAFTASSPFWAGTDTGYASNRALMFQQLPTGGLPPQLGAWANFEEVVGDLVHTGVIDGVKDLRWDIRPSPGWGTIENRVSDGISTLHEVGAVTALVQCLVTESSDRIDAGETLQAMQPWFVRENKWRAARYGMDAEIITNIAGDERLVTDEVHDLVSRLDPVAERLGCQEELHHLDTMIERGASYQRQLAVAQENGGDLRAVVQHLVGELRDSL, from the coding sequence ATGGACATCCGGTTCTCCGAATCCGCTCCGTCGACGATCGGCGTCGAGTGGGAGCTGCCCCTCGTCGACCGCGCGACGGGTGACCTCACGCCCCGGGCCCCGGCGGTCCTCGCCGCCGTCCGCGAACGCCTGGACGATCCGGACCGGGTGACCGAGGAACTGCTCACCAACACGGTCGAGGTCGTCACCGGCGTCCACGACACCGTCGGCGGCGCCACCCGGGAGCTGTCCGGGATCATCGGCGAGGTCATCGACGCCGCCGAGCCCCTCGACGCGCAGGTGATGTGCTCCGGCACGCACCCGTTCGCGCAGTGGGACCAGCAGGAGATCACGCCCGACAGCGAGCACTACACGACCCTCATCGACCGCACCCGCTGGTGGGGCCGGCAGATGCTCATCTGGGGCGTGCACGTGCACGTCGGCATCGACGACCGCGACAAGGCCGTCCCGATCATGAACGCGATGCTCGGCTACGTCCCACATCTGCAGGCGTTCACGGCCTCGAGCCCGTTCTGGGCGGGCACCGACACGGGCTACGCCTCGAACCGGGCACTGATGTTCCAGCAGCTCCCGACCGGTGGACTCCCGCCGCAGCTCGGTGCGTGGGCGAACTTCGAGGAGGTCGTCGGCGACCTCGTGCACACCGGCGTCATCGACGGCGTGAAGGACCTGCGCTGGGACATCCGCCCCTCGCCGGGCTGGGGCACGATCGAGAACCGCGTGTCCGACGGCATCTCGACCCTGCACGAGGTGGGTGCGGTCACCGCGCTGGTGCAGTGCCTGGTCACCGAGAGCTCGGACCGGATCGACGCCGGCGAGACCCTGCAGGCGATGCAGCCGTGGTTCGTCCGCGAGAACAAGTGGCGAGCCGCCCGGTACGGCATGGACGCCGAGATCATCACGAACATCGCCGGGGACGAGCGACTGGTCACGGACGAGGTGCACGACCTGGTGTCGCGCCTCGACCCGGTCGCGGAACGACTCGGTTGCCAGGAGGAACTGCACCACCTCGACACGATGATCGAACGGGGCGCCTCGTACCAGCGGCAGCTCGCGGTCGCGCAGGAGAACGGCGGCGACCTCCGCGCGGTCGTGCAGCACCTGGTCGGCGAGCTCCGCGACTCGCTCTGA